CAGGCCTGGGAAGCATTTGAGCAGATGGAGGTATTGATGTGTGGGATTTGAACAGACATTCTTTCTAGTCTGCTAGAGGGTGGGCACCCGTGGGAGGGGTCGTGGTTACGAGGGTCAGCGATTATGTAAACATTGCCCACAGTGAAAAAGGGTTGTGTAAGCGTAGTTACAGTACACCCTCTCAGTTATTGCTCTCAGTGACCTTGATCATCCTCCCTTTCTGCGAGAGGTGGTCGCAAACAGCCCGACGCTGTCACACTGTCATACCCTCCGCTCTGCTTTCGTAAGACCCTCGGTGTCTGGTAAACCAGGGCTTTTTAACCACAGCGGCGACTTTAGGCAAAGCGATGCCTTGTACAATAACGCCCACTCCTTGGAACATCACGGGCTTGGTTATGTAATCTTCAGGatttaataatgcatttaatTAAGACGTTGTTACCAAACTGCAGCGAGGCGGCacgctgtgttttctttgtgagaACCAGTGCTACCTGTGGCAAAACTAAGATGAGTTGTTACAAGGGGAGTTCAGCATACTGGATAATGAGGTTTtgctcccccctccccccccaaATACTTTAcaggttttgttgtttattggtttCTACTGTTTCTAGCTGACTCCCACCACGATCTCCACTCCCCTGTGTCTTAAGCACTCATAGTCTCCGAGACTTATCCTCAGCCCCCACCTTTCTCTCTCGTAATCTGGAGGAGTTTGGAGCATTACATAacatttggcatttttgctCCTGTTCGCAAGATGTGCTCACACTTCACTAAGATGTCCCTGTCctctttgtgattttttttttctttctacacaCATCAATGCAGTTATGTAACAGTCCCTCAGGTTGTTCAGTGATTTATCAACCCAGCACAGCTTTCACATGAATGTCAATTGCACTGCTAACAACCAATGCGTGCAGGTTATCAAATGTAGAACAATCTGTGACTGGCGTCAAATCAAAATTTTCATGAAACATGATTGACGTGGTTTAATCCAGAACATTTAGTGCGGATCTGAAACGTTGAGCTAGAATGAGGTCATCGGCTCCCTGGGCTGTGCACTGTGTCATTAGCATGTGGTGTTCGTTAAGCTTTATTTTAGTAACATGATGTTTCACTGATTGATTCTGCGCAGGGGTCTGGCTCCTCAAAACAAACCCGAGCTCCAGAAGGTcctggagaaaagaaagagggaacaAATTCTCAAGGCTcagaaggaggagcaggaggcaCACAAGAAGAGGAGTGACCTGGAGATCGAGCTCATGAAACGACAACAGAAACTAGAGCAGGTAAACGACTGGAAGAGAGAATATCACTCTGTTGCTCCATCTGAACACTAGATAAAACAAAGAAGCTATTAGTTCCCGGTTTGGACGTAGTAAGATGGAACAAGATGCATTTTATTGATGTTGCTATCAACGCATTATCACCGCTATAATTTGTGTAATCGTGAATCTGAATTTGTCAACGTCTGGGTTGTTGCAGCTGGAACTGGAGCAGCAGAAAattgaggaggagcaggagaacaCCCCCGAGTTTGTGAAGATGAAAAGCAACCTTCGCAGGACCAAGCAGGAGACGGATGAGGAGGAACGAACCACCTAAAAACCCCCCCGTGGGTGTCTGGGTCTGACTGAGAATGTGTTGTCTGTGGTGCACGTTGGTGACCTGACCGTGGCCCAACACGAACTTCCTGGCTTTTCCAACCGAGCTGTTCCTTCCTGCAGTGAGGAGAGACTTTACAGACTAAAGATACccctctgtctgcctgccaCGGGCCGCCAGTACTCACATCTGCGTCTCGCACCCACTCAGCGGCACATAGCACCCCTCCACCCTGGCAGGAGGGACCTGACACAGAATTGCCACAAGATACACACCTTCGAACGAGGGCAAACAAGCTTCCGATGAGTTCTGatggagaaacaacaaacaaacacacacacacacgcacacacacaagacttTCCATTCCCtctgttttcactcttttcaCCGCAGAAAgctgttgtttctctctttcctgttatcaatgttgttgttgttgtgttttttttacccccTCATTTTCAGACTCCGATAAGAAAAAGTGGACACTGGATGGACTCTTGAAGCTGTGTAATGTAAAAGCCAAACAAATGtgcttttgttatttatgttgGTAGCTTTTAGCCCAGGTATAGGGGAGGACACTTTTTAGTCATTctgtattttagtttgttttacagcatAGTTTATGAAGCCAGAACAGGACAAAGGGAGTGTATGGTTGTATGAAACTCTCACGTTTGCTttatgatatatattttttttattttaaacatgccATTTCCTCAGCTAATGCAATTTTGAGCAATAGTAGGCCTGAGACCTACTGAGAGTGACCTGTTCTTTATATATTCTGTTGTTTTGTATGAATAAaagaattgaaaataaataatttaagtttttttttagtttgctcAATAAGAGTAAGGCTTGAGCCCACTCCGTCGTTTCTGAAGAGAGCATTTGGTTGCAACCAGGAAGTACAATTGAAAGCGTACACCTGTCATAAAAGATTTAATTGGTAGTTCTATCTAGATCTGTTCTACAGCTGCTTTGCCTCTGAAACCACTTTGATAAGCGAAGCGAAACTTTATCACTGGagtattttgtctttatttacaaTGGTTGCCATAGATTTGCCAACAAGTAATTTAAACCAGCCAATCTAAATTTAAGTGGGTGTTAACTGCAAAACAGATTAACTTGCATTTGTCCCCAACACGGCACATAAGTTCCAAAACGGTTACACAATGTGAGAAACTGACAAACAATAGCTATTATTTAGATGGCAAGAGCAGATTTATACCCATATAGCTCTATGCTCCTCTCCAGatctttttattaaacatttaaaatgtaaacaaaatgttctatttatttgtatttatgccaaaaaaaaaaacaaaaaaacaaatggcaaAGCTGTGCACCCGTCACGcaacacagtttgtttattcTGAAGCAGATGTTGATTGTTTGCATAGACTTCAGGTGTCTAGGATTTGTAACAGAAACTACTTGGTAAGGCTGCAGCTGGTTTCCAGTGATGAATTTACACCACCTAGAATTCCACAAAGAAAACTCTATATAGTTATACATTGGGTAGATGAACTGAAAAGCGTCCTGAGTACAGCATGACAAAATGAGGCCCTGGgcacaaacatgtaaaacctgaaatgaaacatgatgaaagagacagaaaacaagcacaaactATGCAGTTAACTTCCACATTGTTGTACTTTGTCTATCTTTGATGACATTATTCATCTCTCCACCTGTGAACATTTATTAATCCATCCACGGCTGTGCTACTAGCAGCATACATTTTAATAGTTCAGAGCTATTctgaaatgtacacacacaatgcattaattaaaagcaataataaaagttaatatCAGCTGGAAGTTAATGTGTAATCATCACTGCTTCTGAATGTGGCTGTTCAAACACAGTAGAGCATCTCTATATATAGCTGTAAGAATTAGAGGTTCAGAtcccaaaataaataaaaagatacaTAATAGATGACCCTCAGAAGGACAAGAGCAACCTCAGCTAATTCTAGCAAAAAAAACTAGTTTGACCAGTAGAGGGCAGTAAAGTCCC
This DNA window, taken from Anabas testudineus chromosome 6, fAnaTes1.2, whole genome shotgun sequence, encodes the following:
- the fam107b gene encoding protein FAM107B isoform X1: MTTMFRYPVFPHLQDPCDPGLSLSPGRSVMAEPDYLEGDCDELIKPKKLINPVKTSRNHQDLHRELLMNQKRGLAPQNKPELQKVLEKRKREQILKAQKEEQEAHKKRSDLEIELMKRQQKLEQLELEQQKIEEEQENTPEFVKMKSNLRRTKQETDEEERTT
- the fam107b gene encoding protein FAM107B isoform X2 gives rise to the protein MAEPDYLEGDCDELIKPKKLINPVKTSRNHQDLHRELLMNQKRGLAPQNKPELQKVLEKRKREQILKAQKEEQEAHKKRSDLEIELMKRQQKLEQLELEQQKIEEEQENTPEFVKMKSNLRRTKQETDEEERTT